CATTAGCAGTGCTTCAAAGTTCAAGCCCAGCTGGCCACTCCAGATCCAGGGAAGAACAATGCTCGGCCATGAAACCACAGCTTGGTTGCTGTTGGCGCATCGCTTCCACTATGTGGGCCGACGCGACGATGGCAGACGAGCTCGCCGTGTCGTCgagatcgtcgtcgtcatcgacgtCCACATGGCAGCGAATCGCCGCCTCATCCGCCCCTTGCAGGGCAGTCCTCCGCTTCTTTCTGAGCTTCGCCTCGCCCGAACTATGAGACCGAGCGGGGAGCAAGGAGCGGGAACCAGAGGGGTCGACGCCGAAGGACGACCGACGTTGCTTGCTGATCTGCCCTTGAACTTGCAGCAGCTCTTCTTTGTCGTCGCGCACGTAGTGCGCCGGGCCGGAGGAGGCGTCGGAGACCATGGagtcctcctcgtcggagctaTACTCCTCCTGCAGCAACATCTGCCGCCGGACGTCGGCGGGATGGCGAGGCAGCGCGCAGCATTGCTGCTGCTGGCCTGAGCCGGAGTGGTCCAGGTAGAGGGTCCAGCCGGACTGGCACCCGCTGCTGCACTGCGAgctctcctcctcgtcgtcgatgaagaaggcttcttcttcttctctccccaTGATGCTACGGTACGATCGGATCAGAACCAGCTCagctttctctttctctaggtaaGCAGTGGCGTGCAAAGATGTGTTGTGTGCAAGCTCCTCTCACTGGCTGGGTGTGGTGCTCAGTAGAGAGGTGCAGTAGAGTGTATATGAGGAGAGTGGAGTGGGGATCTCGAGACGAGTGGAAACGCTTGTTTTATATCAGGCGCAGCTGGGTAACCCATTCTTGGTTCCTGTCCACGGACAAGGGCACATGCTGATCGGCGTGGGAGAGGAGTGCACGCTAAAACTAGCCGTGCACGTGCGCGGACACGACGGACGACATCCCGGCTTGGATCCAACCTGCGTATCGGCTTGGCTGTGGGATCGAAGCCGTCCAAGATAGCCAGAATTCTCTTCAAAAAATAAGCAAGGGCATCTTTGATTTGGGGTTGTATTGCTATAAAAAAACACATAAATATCATGTAGAATTTTCTTAGTTGAATCTTACATGAACTAGTCGGTGTGGGATGTAATTTTATTATTGCTGAATCCGACTCCCTGAAAATTGTCGAAGCCTGCAACGGTGGCCAAACTTAATGGACTGGTTCAGCAGCAATCTTTGCAAATTGTGTCTTCCTAGCCATCTCTATTGATGAAGTTTCTTAGGTTCATTGTTCTAGGGAAGGAAATAAAACTACTCATGACCAAGCTAAAGTGTGTTTTGTAGATTAAGTTTTGTGTAATTAAAACGATAATCCCCTTGTTTCTCTTAAGTAAACTCAAAAAGGATGTAACTATTTGTGGTGATTAATAAAGCTCACATCAGAGTTCTGATGTTTTCCTAAAACAAATACTcattccgtttcaaaaaaaatatcAAATGCATGTTAACTTTCGAGACTCATGCTTTGTCCAACAATAGATCCGAGGTGGGGGCAGTATGTTAACTTTTGAAACTCGTGCTTTCACCGAATGTATACCACAAAAAGAAGTTTTTATCAATAGACGATTAGCCACTGTTCTAAAGGTTTTGATGCTCATCTATGGCCTGGGGTTAGGGGAGTGACTCCCACTTGGGTCGGAAGGGCATGTAGAATAGGAAAATGTTCTCCTTTTCTTACAATTGTCATGTCAGATTTTTTGCTTAGTTGTAAGAGAGGTACTAGAAGGTTGCATTTCCTTAGCTAAGAGATGATCCCTTAAAAAAATAAGATGAGGTTATTTTCTCCATTATACCATGTGTCTTCCCTTAGCAACACAATTTTTTACTAAAATTTAATTAATTCTCGTTAATTGCTAGAGATGACACAGTAAAAAAGATAATATATTATACCACTTATATTTATTGTTTTGTCTAGATGATGTGAACTGCTAATGGAAGGTGATTCTTCTCAATGACTATACATGCCATAAGGTCGATCAGTGGACATCCCCAGGCCGGCCTAGGGCCGTTGCAAGGATGGACTTCCACTAACGGACCAGAGAGCTTGCCATCCATTAATTGAGCATATTTCAATGATAACTGAAGTTGAGTCCTTTTGTCCAGGAGAAATTCAGGCCTAATGCATCGTTCATTAGGTCTGGATCTTGCTAATTAATTGTGTATTCCTTCCAAACTAATTAAAGTTCTACATTTGTCTTAAGGTGAACTTTTCGAAATTTGATCAACGGTATAGAAGAAAATATACTAATGTCTCAAACACCATATTGATTTCATTAGATCCATCATAAAAatatgcttactagctatatatatTTAGTGTCGTAGATATATTATCATAATAGGACAAAGTTTGACTAAGAGAAGATACTTCCACTTGAAGTGTAACCATGGAGAAAAGCAACGCAATGTGCCGGTCAGTGGCGGACAGGGACGAAGctaggatttttttggcaccaatGTCATCTCTATTTCCTCTTTTTTTTAGTGGGGTCACGATCTGTAAATTAATAGCATTTAACACTAATTAGTGAAGGTTTTTCTAGTATTCAATTCACTGGTGTCACCTGACACCATTGCTTGTAAGGAGCTCCGTTCCTGGTGGCGGAGCGTGGCGCAAAACAAAGGGAGAACCATTGCATGTAATGCTAAACAATCAGATGCAATTCTTGCAAAATGTTGTAGCCGAATCAATAGACAATTGCTACTTAAAGATGTTCAACTACAACGAATGACAATGGTTCATATTCATGTTTAGGAGCAGGAGAACCTTTGACAGTTGGAAATGCATCGTCCCTTTTTCTCACTACGGGAACCCGCCGCGGGGCCGACGGCCAGAatatgtgccgacggccgccgtcggcacatAACGCCACGCCGTCAGCCTAGGAaagtggccgtcggcacagcaccTCCAGGGCCGCAGGCCGCTGTCGGCACAGTTCAGCCGTCGGCACACACCCCGGCTGTGCCGACGGCACGTAAcctagccgtcggcacatggGAAGATGGTAGGGCCACCGACAGCCACTAACAACGGCGTCAACAGGTGGCAAACGACGTCaaactgtgccgacggccaggccgtcggAACAGTTTCCCACTATGTGggccgacggcctggccgtcggcacagcttcccACCAATTTTTCCTCCAACTATTCCCGCAATTTTTCCCCGCTCCTtccctcccgcccttttttcccgccattcttctcgcgcccattctctcccggcaagtattcccgccgtttcagccgtcgtcgtcctatatatagccatgtcttctccactaacatcaccagcaacatttctctcCTCAAAAACTCTCTCATCCAAAAACACCACAGAATCCTCTGAGCTCAGCTGCCgtcgagatggctcctcgtcgccgtagcaacacgggcttcaccgGCGTTCACTAGCGGGCTGCGGGCCATTTGgtggctgaaatcaccgccggtggtgtgcgtgtgtggctcggcaccttctacacgaaggaggctactgcccgcgcatacgatgttgcggcttggaggtttggctggccgcgccacgaattgaacttcctggaggtcaggtctctgacggaagcccagagtctctctactgagccgctacttcgctcacagggtgaagctcggcggtacaggtctggccagcggcggattgaaaGAGAGTCGTCCCGGAAAGAAAAAATTCCTGGATTGGTTCTACGAAAAAGTAATTCTAACAAGTCCCTTTTAGCCAATACTTTTGCAATATGTGACTTGTACCTCTTATTGCATCGTAACTAATGTAAAAAAATAATTTGAACTGAATTTGTAGGGAGGtgatcccaacgttgagatgacGGATGAGCTGAGATGTGTTTCCCAGGGTTGTAACCATAGAATCTCAATGTATGAGAAGTACGATGTgaatgggtatcgcttccatacaGAGTATCACCAGAAGAATCAGCCTAACCCAAAAACtataaatactggggtcttcaccaaaggatcCGATGACATAGAATACTACGGAaggttagagaatgtatacgagctgacGTTCAATAGGACAAACATACAACTCAATCTTGttgtgttcaaatgccactggttcgACCCACAAGTTGGACAGAGAAGCACTCcttccattgggttagttgaagttaggtCTTCAACCTgctatagcggagccgatgtctttgttgtggctcaccaagccaagcaagtttattatttgccctacccatgtCAAAAGGAGTACCTGAaaggctgggaagtcgtgttcaaggtatcaccacatggtaagctacccatgCCCTCCGACGAGGATTACGACAACATTgaccctgtaacatacgagggaattttttatcaagagcaagagaactttggggATTTCGAAATAGAAATTGGTCTTGAGGACCTCGAGAACGAGGCACATCTTCATGGTGAAACAGTGGTGGACCTAAAGGACATACAAATGCTCACCAAGTTACATGAGGGAAGTGGCttcaatgatgagcctccaccgGACATTCCCACCCAACCTCATTACTCACATGATACTGATAGTGATAGTGAaaatgagaacccaatgcctcgttatgagaacccaatgcctcattatgatagtgatgattcgaggtgagggtcctttatgtctttatgcttagtatctatttttcaatatgcttcttatacttagtatttatttttcaatatgcttcttatacTTATTAtctatttttcaacatgcttcgccatatgttttttttttgcttagtgtCTACATTTTATTAGGGCATGAATGATTACTTGTTTACTCTTTGTCAATGCAGGTGATTGATCAATATGAGCGGAAGCAAGGAATCCATGAACTCCATTCTGAAGAGCATGAGCCAACAGAAGTTCACCGGGACCACTAGAAGTGGAAGACCAACGCGTTCCAGCTCGCGTTACGCGGACGACGACACGGGTGGAGTTGGAGgtggaggtgtaggtggaggtggaggtggaggacgaggtggaggtggaggacgaggtggaggtggagctggaggacgaggcggaggtggaggacgaggacgaggtggaggtggaggtggaggacaaggacgaggtggaggtggacctTTCCTTGGTGACATACCCTCTTCTTCTGGCGATGTGGCTTCCCAGTCTGCTCACACACAGTCTACTGAgggggagatggaggtggagatggaggtggaggggcaggacgaggaggcggagagGGAGATGGCGCCGAAGAAGTTGTGCATTCGTGGTGAAGCGCAAGTCCCTGATGAGAGGAGGGAGCCTACTAGCCAGGAGGTGAAAGCCCTCATCATCCCGAACGACAAAGAGTAAGTTTAATTTTGAACATGTAGATTCATTTTGCTatgtactaatgttttcattattgtgcataactgttatcaccagattttaaccaaatcagaagtgggccgtgattgagatgggcttagcaaatatacgtagaaattattcatgaatcggccttgtataaagagtttgggctaaattgcccgtgtatctgtaaatatagtaggatacgtgtcggttaggattagaaggcagagtttagctcgtacacggttgggattattcccacgttaggaagtctacggactacaaatgtgtatctagggttattgagaaggaggacaatcacgttcacaataaaccaatctaggcgcatcgccaccccttgtttcgagggtttcttccgggtaagcgctatgctgcctagatcgcatcttgcgatctaggcagaatcttgtttattcgttgttcatgtgttgctcgtactgaagccttattgatggcgagcaacactgttatcatagatatgttagggttagcatcggtactttcttgacgtgtttgattagtcatgctacccctggatatctagccacccttgtaccgatcttaggtgcaagggtggcaccttgcttagtcattgtttagtagattcgatccgttatgattgctccttgttcttgaaggattagtttgatatctacatagttaggccttgcaaacgagttgaaggatccagtagcacgtaaggtgtagttcgctagtcctagagaagatgttccgggaatcagctccacgttggtttttaggccttgtctagggctggtttattatcatctttcgtgtctgccaggctcaattacgtgtaggatgttccggtcatgtggtgaaaaccctagatcatcgtagatcgtgttagcctaatattgatcaagcaggaccaccatgttatcgtagatttcatacgaatcatgggtggatcgtctccttgagccgattcacaggacaacctgagagccgatcgaggctcgtatttaatgtttacgtgtatgccatgcaggaaactagtcgaagcaatccatcaccttcctaaccaggtataggtcaggtggcacgcccttgcaccagcatcggacgtgcgtgccggatctttgcgggccgtcgcccgagggaccagggccctccagcagtcctgggagcctcccggctcttcgtgttgcccgtcgctgctcattggtgggttttggtggttgatacgtctccgatgtatcgataatttcttatgttccatgccacactattgatgttatctacatgttttatgcacactttatgtcatattcgtgcattttctggaactaacatattaacaagatgccgaagtgccagttcctgttttctgctgtttttggtttcagaaatcctagtaacgaaatattctcggaatcggacgaaatcaacgcccaagttcctattttcaccggaagcatccagaacacccggaagggaccggagggggcaccgtcccccagaccctaggccggcgcggcccaggccctggccgcgccgccctatggtgtcgtcgccccgtcgaccctcctgcgccgcctcttcgcctatagaaagcccctggatcgaaaaccctgatacgtacgacgaaaccacgaaaccttccggagccgccaccatcgcgaggccaagatccgggggacagagtcTCCCTGTTCCGCACGCCGCCGagaggggaagtgccccggaaggcttctccatcgacaccgctgccatctccaccgccatcttcatcaccgctgctgctcccatgaggagggagtagttctccatcgaggctcggggctgtaccggtagctatgtggttcatctctcccatgtacctcaatacaataatctcatgagctgctttacatgattgagattcatatgagtttgtatcacaatttatctatgtgctactctagcaatgttattaaagtagttttattcctcctgcacgtgtgtaaaggtgacagtgtgtgcaccgtgttagtacttggtttatgctatgatcatgatctcttgtagattatgaagttaattattgctatgatggtattgatgtgatctattcctcctacatatgcatgaaggtgacagtgtgcatgctatgttagtacttggtttagtccattgatctatcttacactataaggttacttaaacatgagcattattgtggagcttgttaactccggcattgagggttcgtgtaatcctacgcaatgtgttcatcatccaacaaaagtgtagagtatgcatttatctattctgttatgtgatcaatgttgagagtgtccactagtgaaagtgtaatccctaggccttgttcctaaatactgctatcgctgcttgtttactgttttactgtgttactactgctgcaataccaccaccatcaactacacgccagcaagctattttctggcaccgttgctactgctcatatatattcataccacctgtatttcactatctcttcaccgaactagtgcacctattaggtgtgttggggacacaagagacttcttgctttgtggttgcagggttgcatgagagggatatctttgacctcttcctccctgagttcgataaaccttgggtgatccacttaagggaaaacttgctgctgttctacaaacctctgctcttggaggcccaacactgtctacaggaaaggagggggaacgtagacatcaagctattttctggcgccgttgccggggaggaaaggtaaaaggtactcacactccggatctcggctactaagctatttcccggcgcattgtaagtactcaaagctatttcctttagatcctgcaattgcaactttttgtttcttgtttacactagtttggcataatggacaagaatgatcttcttactctatttcctgatttaaaacatggattgtttgatgcgaaaattaaaaaacctatggaatcttatttgcatgctggtagtaatattagcatgaacgctttgaacaccattgttgctaatgatatggaaaattctaagcttggggaagctggctttgatgagcatgatatttttagtcccccaagaattgaggaggaaatttactttgatgattctttacctcctatttatgatgattataatgatagtagtcttttgttgccacctgttatggaggataaatttgattatgattacaatatgcctcctatatttgatgatagctactttgttgaatttgctcccactacaactaataaaattgattatgcttatgtggagagtaataattttatgcatgagactcatgataggaatgctttatgtgatggttatattgttgagtttgctcatgttgctactgaaagttattatgagagaggaaaatatggttgtagaaattttcatgttactaaaatgcctctctatgtgcttaaatttttgaagctatacttgttttatcttcctaatcttgtcactttgctcttcatgaatttatttgtgtacaagattcctcttcataggaagcatgttagacttaaatgtgttttgtatttgcctcttgatgctctcttttgcttcaaatactatttcttgcgagtgcatcattaaaactgctgagcccatcttaatggctataaagaaagaacttcttgggagataacccatgtgttattttgctacagtactttgttttatatttatgtcttggaagttgtttactactgtagcaacctctccttatcttagttttgtgttttgttgtgccaagtgaagcctctaatcgaaggttgatactagatttggatttctgcgcagaaacagatttctatctgtcacgaatctgggctgttttctccgtagaaaaatcataaaaatatgccaatttacgtgcgtgttcctccgatatgtacgcaactttcattagttttgagttttctgatctgagcaacggaagtatttattaaaaatttgtctttacggactgttctgttttgacagattctgccttttatttcgcattgcctcttttgctatgtgggatggatttctttgttccattaaactccagtagctttgggcaatgtccagaagtgttaagaatgattgtgtcacctctgaacatgtgagtttttgattatgtactaacccctctaatgaagtttatgagaagtttggtgtgaaggaagttttcaagggtcaagagaggaggatgatatactatgatcaagaagagtgaaagctctaagcttggggatgccccggtggttcacccctgcatatatcaagaagactcaagcgtctaagcttggggatgcccaaggcatccccttcttcatc
This region of Lolium perenne isolate Kyuss_39 chromosome 2, Kyuss_2.0, whole genome shotgun sequence genomic DNA includes:
- the LOC127330342 gene encoding uncharacterized protein; translated protein: MGREEEEAFFIDDEEESSQCSSGCQSGWTLYLDHSGSGQQQQCCALPRHPADVRRQMLLQEEYSSDEEDSMVSDASSGPAHYVRDDKEELLQVQGQISKQRRSSFGVDPSGSRSLLPARSHSSGEAKLRKKRRTALQGADEAAIRCHVDVDDDDDLDDTASSSAIVASAHIVEAMRQQQPSCGFMAEHCSSLDLEWPAGLEL